A DNA window from Candidatus Nanopelagicales bacterium contains the following coding sequences:
- a CDS encoding WhiB family transcriptional regulator, with translation MTIEMPPYPTHGWWERAHCRGMTDEQTEATFYSIQTKRAVAEAMSLCARCDVLGDCLSDALTVESRTAAAPHGIRGGLLPTQRVEMMRRSSRESR, from the coding sequence ATGACCATCGAGATGCCGCCGTACCCGACCCACGGCTGGTGGGAACGCGCCCACTGCCGAGGCATGACCGACGAGCAGACCGAAGCCACGTTCTACTCGATTCAGACCAAGCGGGCCGTCGCCGAAGCGATGTCCTTATGTGCCCGCTGCGACGTCCTCGGCGACTGCCTGAGCGATGCCCTGACGGTCGAGTCCCGCACCGCTGCCGCCCCGCACGGGATCAGGGGCGGGTTACTCCCGACGCAGCGCGTGGAGATGATGCGGCGGTCGAGCCGCGAGTCACGGTGA